From a region of the Actinomadura luzonensis genome:
- a CDS encoding copper resistance CopC family protein, protein MRRLLTVLLLACATAVIVPPYAAQAHNVLVGSDPADGATLTAAPARVTLIFDQAVRQGYAQIGVTGADGSSWADGAAVVAAERVSVQLKPLTGAGAYVVGYRILSADGHPVTGKLTFTLKPPTTGTPTGTPTGPTTDPTTDPTTDAVPMTGTDATAGAGAAAAEAAANGGAGMAVVWIVGALLLLAAGTALALRRSTSPLATTPSATEQSAATASPPETATFPSSPPPSDGTPPNRTTSTGTPSDGAPSGGAASGGAEGAKP, encoded by the coding sequence TTGAGGCGGCTACTCACGGTCCTGCTGCTCGCCTGCGCGACGGCGGTGATCGTCCCTCCGTACGCGGCTCAGGCGCACAACGTACTGGTCGGCAGCGACCCCGCGGACGGGGCGACGCTCACGGCCGCGCCGGCGCGGGTGACGCTCATCTTCGACCAGGCGGTACGCCAGGGGTACGCGCAGATCGGGGTCACCGGCGCGGACGGCTCCTCCTGGGCCGACGGCGCCGCGGTGGTGGCGGCGGAGCGCGTGTCGGTGCAGCTGAAGCCGCTGACCGGGGCCGGGGCGTACGTGGTGGGCTACCGCATCCTGTCCGCCGACGGACACCCGGTCACCGGCAAACTCACCTTCACCCTCAAGCCCCCCACGACCGGCACCCCAACCGGCACCCCAACCGGCCCCACGACCGACCCCACAACCGACCCCACAACCGACGCCGTCCCCATGACCGGCACCGATGCCACGGCCGGGGCCGGTGCGGCGGCGGCCGAGGCGGCGGCGAACGGCGGGGCCGGGATGGCCGTCGTCTGGATCGTCGGCGCCCTCCTCCTGCTCGCAGCCGGCACCGCCCTGGCCCTCCGCCGCTCCACTTCACCCCTCGCCACCACGCCCTCCGCCACAGAACAGTCCGCCGCCACTGCGTCACCACCCGAGACGGCGACCTTCCCCTCCTCTCCCCCTCCCTCCGACGGGACCCCTCCCAACAGGACCACCTCCACCGGGACCCCTTCCGACGGAGCCCCATCCGGCGGAGCCGCATCCGGCGGAGCCGAAGGGGCGAAGCCGTGA
- a CDS encoding class I SAM-dependent methyltransferase, which produces METRFGGAAPYYARYRADHGDVAIERLAAAFGPDGTVLDLGCGPGTVAIPLAPRVREVLAVDPDPDMPAEGRRLAAHLPNVRWLPGDSTTLRDLPPFDHVVMGRSFHWMDRRAVLGELDRLLPPGGVVALVGPGRRPPEEPWEPAMRRVRDRFGLGEMTASSSYQATGEHHHDVLADSPFADLTLHTDERVLTRDLDGVLGLQLSYSFSSPARLGDRLEAFVEEARRELVAENPSGEWRYVRQAEVLLARRPSVR; this is translated from the coding sequence ATGGAGACCCGGTTCGGCGGCGCGGCGCCCTACTACGCCCGATACCGGGCGGACCACGGCGACGTGGCCATCGAGCGACTGGCCGCCGCCTTCGGCCCGGACGGCACGGTGCTCGACCTGGGCTGCGGCCCGGGAACGGTGGCGATCCCGCTGGCCCCGCGCGTCCGCGAGGTCCTGGCCGTCGACCCCGACCCGGACATGCCGGCGGAGGGCAGGCGCCTGGCGGCGCACCTGCCGAACGTCCGCTGGCTGCCCGGCGACTCCACGACACTGCGTGACCTGCCGCCGTTCGACCACGTGGTGATGGGCAGGTCGTTCCACTGGATGGACCGGCGCGCGGTGCTCGGCGAGCTGGACCGGCTGCTGCCGCCGGGCGGCGTGGTCGCGCTGGTCGGGCCGGGCCGCCGGCCGCCCGAGGAGCCGTGGGAGCCGGCGATGCGGCGGGTCCGCGACCGGTTCGGCCTGGGCGAGATGACGGCGTCCAGCTCCTACCAGGCGACCGGCGAGCACCACCACGACGTCCTGGCGGATTCGCCTTTCGCGGACCTCACGCTGCACACCGACGAACGCGTCCTGACGCGCGACCTCGACGGCGTGCTCGGCCTGCAGCTCTCCTACTCCTTCAGCAGCCCGGCGCGCCTGGGCGACCGGCTGGAGGCGTTCGTCGAGGAGGCCAGGAGGGAACTGGTCGCGGAGAACCCCTCCGGCGAGTGGCGGTACGTCAGGCAGGCGGAGGTGCTTCTCGCGAGGCGCCCCTCCGTCCGCTGA